A section of the Tachysurus fulvidraco isolate hzauxx_2018 chromosome 7, HZAU_PFXX_2.0, whole genome shotgun sequence genome encodes:
- the LOC125138462 gene encoding NACHT, LRR and PYD domains-containing protein 3-like isoform X5: MESSDLDTVDMTPPSKKCKLEGKTSESGPPSCVSMKSDRSMDIPLNFIHGDSSLVQSILKRIRSVSPPQSCVSMKSDRSMDIPLNFIHGDSSPVQSFPQKPGDRREKTMITDTRHEPRSAGVYEFQKKYKLHLMKQFQCLNGVINLGTQTLLNEIYTELYITEGDSKDVNNEHEVRQIEAASRRRTTEETPIKCNDIFKPLSEQDEPIRTVLTKGVAGIGKTVSVQKFILDWAEGKVNQDVHLIFPLPFRELNLMKDQKLSLMELLHVFFKETKETEMSSLEKVLFIFDGLDECRFPLDFQNTVRVCDVTESAAVPVLLINLIKGNLLPSALIWITSRPAAADQIPSECVDRVTEVRGFNDPQKEEYFRKRISDQSLANKIITHLKSLRSLYIMCHIPVFCWISVTVLERMLCEAESEEIPKTLTQMYTHFLIIQTNIIGKKYSQKQERDEEVLLKLGQLAFQQLMKGNLIFYDEDLRECGIDVSEAAVYSGVCTQIFREEFGLQQSKVFCFVHLTIQEHLAALYVYLTFMKKKINVLKHSQVVNTISDVHNWAVDQALETKTGRLDLFLRFLLGLSLETNQKLLHTFITQTGSSPQSKEETVQYIKMKIRRNPPEDKSINLFHCLNELGDNSLVEEIQNYLKSGKQRKLSSSQWSALVFVLLTSAQELEEFDLSKYSTEKITDLVLLKVMPVTAASRKAVIRHVTFKEKSSAALASVLSSEYTRLRELDLSESKLGDSGVKSLSAGLKNPHCKLETMRMCVCGVSDEGCAALTSALRSNPSHLRDLDLSENKLGDPGMKSLSALLENPLCNLETLRLCVCGVTDEGCAALTSALRSNPSHLRHLDLSENKLGDSGVKSLSALLENPLCNLETLRLCDCGVTDEGCAALTSALRSNPSHLRHLDLSENKLGDSGVKSLSALLEKPLCNLETLRSFSSTMTVNQNLTSTILLSLSGKSSIHPSIHQSSPSVHPSIHPIFVTEKYLISG; this comes from the exons TTTTCCACAGAAGCCAGgagacagaagagaaaagaCCATGATCACAGATACAAG ACATGAACCACGATCTGCTGGTGTTTATGAATTCCAGAAAAAGTACAAGTTACATTTGATGAAGcagtttcagtgtttgaatggAGTGATAAACCTGGGAACCCAAACActcctgaatgagatctacacagagctctacatcacagagggagacagtaAAGatgtcaataatgaacatgaggtgagacagattgaagcagcatccaggagaagaacaacagaggaaacgccaatcaaatgcaatgacatctttaagcctttatctgaacaagatgaacccatcagaactgtgctgacaaaaGGGGTTGCTGGCAtcggaaaaacagtctctgtgcagaagttcattctggactgggctgaagggaaagtaaatcaggacgtccacctcatatttccacttcctttcagagagctgaacttgatgaaggaccagaaactgagtctgatggagctccttcatgtcttttttaaggaaacaaaagaaacagaaatgtccagtttggaaaaggttctgttcatttttgacgGATTGGACGAGTGTCGTTTTCCTCTAGATttccagaacacagtgagagtgtgtgatgtaactgaatcagcaGCAGTGCCTGTGTTGCTGATAAACCTGATCaaagggaatctgcttccctctgctctcatctggatcacctccagacctgcagcagctgatcaaatcccctctgagtgtgtggatcgagtcacagaggtacgagggttcaatgacccacagaaggaggagtacttcaggaagaggatcagtgatcagagcctggccaataaaataatcacacacctgaagtcattaagaagcctctacatcatgtgtcacatcccagtcttctgctggatttcagtcactgttctagagagaatgttgtgtgaagcagagagtgaagagatccccaagactctgactcaaatgtacacacacttcctcatcattcagacaaacatcatAGGAAAAAAATACTCACAGAAGCAGGAGCGTGATGAAGAAGTGCTTCTGAAACTGGGACAACTGGCTTTTCAGCAGCTGATGAAAGgcaacctgatcttctatgatgaagacctgagagagtgtggtatTGATGTGAGCGAAGCAGCAgtgtactcaggtgtgtgtactcagatcttcagagaggagtttgggcttcagcAGAGTAAAGTGTTCTGCTTTGTTCATCTGACCATTCAGGAGCATCTCGCAGCTCTGTATGTGTACCTGACCTTCATGAAGAAAAAGATTAATGTTCTTAAACACAGTCAGGTCGTTAACACAATCTCAGATGTCCACAACTGGGCTGTAGATCAGGCCTTGGAAACTAAGACTGGACGTCTGGACCTTTTCCTCCGCTTTCTTCTGGGTCTTTCACTGGAGACCAATCAGAAACTCTTACACACCTTtataacacagacaggaagtagcCCCCAGAGCAAAGAAGAAACAGTTCAGTACATTAAGATGAAGATCAGAAGAAATCCTCCTGAAGataaatccatcaatctgttccactgtctgaatgaactgggtGATAATTCACTAGTGGAGGAAATCCAAAACTACCTAAAATctggaaaacaaagaaaactctcttcctcacagtggtctgctctggtgtttgtgttactgacctcagcACAGGAACTGGAGGAATTTGACCTGAGTAAATATAGTACAGAGAAGATAACAGATCTGGTTCTTTTGAAGGTGATGCCTGTGACTGCAGCATCAAGAAAAGCAGT TATTCGGCATGTAACATTTAAAGAGAAAAGCTCAGCAGCTTTGGCCTCAGTGCTCAGCTCTGAATACACcagactgagagaactggatctgtctgagagtaaactaggagactcaggagtgaaaaGTCTTTCTGCTGGACTgaagaatcctcactgtaaactggagacaatGAG gatgtgtgtttgtggtgtctcagatgaaggctgtgctgctctgacttcagctctgagatcaaacccctcacacctgagagaccTGGATCTGTCTGAGAATAAACTTGGAGACCCAGGAatgaagagtctctctgctcTATTGGAGAATCCTCTCTGTAacctggagacactgag gttgtgtgtttgtggtgtcacagatgaaggctgtgctgctctgacttcagctctgagatcaaacccctcacacctgagacacctggatctgtctgagaataaacttggagactcaggagtgaagagtctctctgctcTATTGGAGAATCCTCTCTGTAacctggagacactgag gctgtgtgattgtggtgtcacagatgaaggctgtgctgcactgacttcagctctgagatcaaacccctcacacctgagacacctggatctgtctgagaataaacttggagactcaggagtgaagagtctctctgctcTATTGGAGAAACCTCTCTGTAacctggagacactgag GTCATTCAGTTCTACTATGACTGTCAACCAGAACTTGACTTCTACCATTTTGCTTAGCCTGTCTGGaaaatcatccatccatccatctatccatcagtccagtccgtccgtccatccatccatccatccaatatTTGTGACTGAAAAATATCTGATTAGTGGATGA
- the LOC125138462 gene encoding NACHT, LRR and PYD domains-containing protein 3-like isoform X8, which translates to MESSDLDTVDMTPPSKKCKLEGKTSESGPPSCVSMKSDRSMDIPLNFIHGDSSLVQSILKRIRSVSPPQSCVSMKSDRSMDIPLNFIHGDSSPVQSFPQKPGDRREKTMITDTRHEPRSAGVYEFQKKYKLHLMKQFQCLNGVINLGTQTLLNEIYTELYITEGDSKDVNNEHEVRQIEAASRRRTTEETPIKCNDIFKPLSEQDEPIRTVLTKGVAGIGKTVSVQKFILDWAEGKVNQDVHLIFPLPFRELNLMKDQKLSLMELLHVFFKETKETEMSSLEKVLFIFDGLDECRFPLDFQNTVRVCDVTESAAVPVLLINLIKGNLLPSALIWITSRPAAADQIPSECVDRVTEVRGFNDPQKEEYFRKRISDQSLANKIITHLKSLRSLYIMCHIPVFCWISVTVLERMLCEAESEEIPKTLTQMYTHFLIIQTNIIGKKYSQKQERDEEVLLKLGQLAFQQLMKGNLIFYDEDLRECGIDVSEAAVYSGVCTQIFREEFGLQQSKVFCFVHLTIQEHLAALYVYLTFMKKKINVLKHSQVVNTISDVHNWAVDQALETKTGRLDLFLRFLLGLSLETNQKLLHTFITQTGSSPQSKEETVQYIKMKIRRNPPEDKSINLFHCLNELGDNSLVEEIQNYLKSGKQRKLSSSQWSALVFVLLTSAQELEEFDLSKYSTEKITDLVLLKVMPVTAASRKAVIRHVTFKEKSSAALASVLSSEYTRLRELDLSESKLGDSGVKSLSAGLKNPHCKLETMRLCVCGVSDEGCAALTSALRSNPSHLRHLDLSENKLGDSGVKSLSALLENPHCNLETLRLCVCGVSDEGCAALTSALRSNPSHLRHLDLSENKLGDSGVKSLSALLENPLCYLETLRMCVCGVSDEGCAALTSALRSNPSHLRDLDLSENKLGDPGMKSLSALLENPLCNLETLRLCVCGVTDEGCAALTSALRSNPSHLRHLDLSENKLGDSGVKSLSALLENPLCNLETLRLCDCGVTDEGCAALTSALRSNPSHLRHLDLSENKLGDSGVKSLSALLEKPLCNLETLRSFSSTMTVNQNLTSTILLSLSGKSSIHPSIHQSSPSVHPSIHPIFVTEKYLISG; encoded by the exons TTTTCCACAGAAGCCAGgagacagaagagaaaagaCCATGATCACAGATACAAG ACATGAACCACGATCTGCTGGTGTTTATGAATTCCAGAAAAAGTACAAGTTACATTTGATGAAGcagtttcagtgtttgaatggAGTGATAAACCTGGGAACCCAAACActcctgaatgagatctacacagagctctacatcacagagggagacagtaAAGatgtcaataatgaacatgaggtgagacagattgaagcagcatccaggagaagaacaacagaggaaacgccaatcaaatgcaatgacatctttaagcctttatctgaacaagatgaacccatcagaactgtgctgacaaaaGGGGTTGCTGGCAtcggaaaaacagtctctgtgcagaagttcattctggactgggctgaagggaaagtaaatcaggacgtccacctcatatttccacttcctttcagagagctgaacttgatgaaggaccagaaactgagtctgatggagctccttcatgtcttttttaaggaaacaaaagaaacagaaatgtccagtttggaaaaggttctgttcatttttgacgGATTGGACGAGTGTCGTTTTCCTCTAGATttccagaacacagtgagagtgtgtgatgtaactgaatcagcaGCAGTGCCTGTGTTGCTGATAAACCTGATCaaagggaatctgcttccctctgctctcatctggatcacctccagacctgcagcagctgatcaaatcccctctgagtgtgtggatcgagtcacagaggtacgagggttcaatgacccacagaaggaggagtacttcaggaagaggatcagtgatcagagcctggccaataaaataatcacacacctgaagtcattaagaagcctctacatcatgtgtcacatcccagtcttctgctggatttcagtcactgttctagagagaatgttgtgtgaagcagagagtgaagagatccccaagactctgactcaaatgtacacacacttcctcatcattcagacaaacatcatAGGAAAAAAATACTCACAGAAGCAGGAGCGTGATGAAGAAGTGCTTCTGAAACTGGGACAACTGGCTTTTCAGCAGCTGATGAAAGgcaacctgatcttctatgatgaagacctgagagagtgtggtatTGATGTGAGCGAAGCAGCAgtgtactcaggtgtgtgtactcagatcttcagagaggagtttgggcttcagcAGAGTAAAGTGTTCTGCTTTGTTCATCTGACCATTCAGGAGCATCTCGCAGCTCTGTATGTGTACCTGACCTTCATGAAGAAAAAGATTAATGTTCTTAAACACAGTCAGGTCGTTAACACAATCTCAGATGTCCACAACTGGGCTGTAGATCAGGCCTTGGAAACTAAGACTGGACGTCTGGACCTTTTCCTCCGCTTTCTTCTGGGTCTTTCACTGGAGACCAATCAGAAACTCTTACACACCTTtataacacagacaggaagtagcCCCCAGAGCAAAGAAGAAACAGTTCAGTACATTAAGATGAAGATCAGAAGAAATCCTCCTGAAGataaatccatcaatctgttccactgtctgaatgaactgggtGATAATTCACTAGTGGAGGAAATCCAAAACTACCTAAAATctggaaaacaaagaaaactctcttcctcacagtggtctgctctggtgtttgtgttactgacctcagcACAGGAACTGGAGGAATTTGACCTGAGTAAATATAGTACAGAGAAGATAACAGATCTGGTTCTTTTGAAGGTGATGCCTGTGACTGCAGCATCAAGAAAAGCAGT TATTCGGCATGTAACATTTAAAGAGAAAAGCTCAGCAGCTTTGGCCTCAGTGCTCAGCTCTGAATACACcagactgagagaactggatctgtctgagagtaaactaggagactcaggagtgaaaaGTCTTTCTGCTGGACTgaagaatcctcactgtaaactggagacaatGAG gttgtgtgtttgtggtgtctcagatgaaggctgtgctgctctgacttcagctctgagatcaaacccctcacacctgagacacctggatctgtctgagaataaacttggagactcaggagtgaagagtctctctgctctattggagaatcctcactgtaacctggagacactgag gttgtgtgtttgtggtgtctcagatgaaggctgtgctgcactgacttcagctctgagatcaaacccctcacacctgagacacctggatctgtctgagaataaacttggagactcaggagtgaagagtctctctgctcTATTGGAGAATCCTCTCTGTTacctggagacactgag gatgtgtgtttgtggtgtctcagatgaaggctgtgctgctctgacttcagctctgagatcaaacccctcacacctgagagaccTGGATCTGTCTGAGAATAAACTTGGAGACCCAGGAatgaagagtctctctgctcTATTGGAGAATCCTCTCTGTAacctggagacactgag gttgtgtgtttgtggtgtcacagatgaaggctgtgctgctctgacttcagctctgagatcaaacccctcacacctgagacacctggatctgtctgagaataaacttggagactcaggagtgaagagtctctctgctcTATTGGAGAATCCTCTCTGTAacctggagacactgag gctgtgtgattgtggtgtcacagatgaaggctgtgctgcactgacttcagctctgagatcaaacccctcacacctgagacacctggatctgtctgagaataaacttggagactcaggagtgaagagtctctctgctcTATTGGAGAAACCTCTCTGTAacctggagacactgag GTCATTCAGTTCTACTATGACTGTCAACCAGAACTTGACTTCTACCATTTTGCTTAGCCTGTCTGGaaaatcatccatccatccatctatccatcagtccagtccgtccgtccatccatccatccatccaatatTTGTGACTGAAAAATATCTGATTAGTGGATGA
- the LOC125138462 gene encoding NACHT, LRR and PYD domains-containing protein 3-like isoform X1, whose product MESSDLDTVDMTPPSKKCKLEGKTSESGPPSCVSMKSDRSMDIPLNFIHGDSSLVQSILKRIRSVSPPQSCVSMKSDRSMDIPLNFIHGDSSPVQSFPQKPGDRREKTMITDTRHEPRSAGVYEFQKKYKLHLMKQFQCLNGVINLGTQTLLNEIYTELYITEGDSKDVNNEHEVRQIEAASRRRTTEETPIKCNDIFKPLSEQDEPIRTVLTKGVAGIGKTVSVQKFILDWAEGKVNQDVHLIFPLPFRELNLMKDQKLSLMELLHVFFKETKETEMSSLEKVLFIFDGLDECRFPLDFQNTVRVCDVTESAAVPVLLINLIKGNLLPSALIWITSRPAAADQIPSECVDRVTEVRGFNDPQKEEYFRKRISDQSLANKIITHLKSLRSLYIMCHIPVFCWISVTVLERMLCEAESEEIPKTLTQMYTHFLIIQTNIIGKKYSQKQERDEEVLLKLGQLAFQQLMKGNLIFYDEDLRECGIDVSEAAVYSGVCTQIFREEFGLQQSKVFCFVHLTIQEHLAALYVYLTFMKKKINVLKHSQVVNTISDVHNWAVDQALETKTGRLDLFLRFLLGLSLETNQKLLHTFITQTGSSPQSKEETVQYIKMKIRRNPPEDKSINLFHCLNELGDNSLVEEIQNYLKSGKQRKLSSSQWSALVFVLLTSAQELEEFDLSKYSTEKITDLVLLKVMPVTAASRKAVIRHVTFKEKSSAALASVLSSEYTRLRELDLSESKLGDSGVKSLSAGLKNPHCKLETMRLCVCGVSDEGCAALTSALRSNPSHLRHLDLSENKLGDSGVKSLSALLENPHCNLETLRMCVCGVSDEGCAALTSALRSNPSHLRDLDLSENKLGDPGMKSLSALLENPLCNLETLRLCVCGVTDEGCAALTSALRSNPSHLRHLDLSENKLGDSGVKSLSALLENPLCNLETLRLCDCGVTDEGCAALTSALRSNPSHLRHLDLSENKLGDSGVKSLSALLEKPLCNLETLRSFSSTMTVNQNLTSTILLSLSGKSSIHPSIHQSSPSVHPSIHPIFVTEKYLISG is encoded by the exons TTTTCCACAGAAGCCAGgagacagaagagaaaagaCCATGATCACAGATACAAG ACATGAACCACGATCTGCTGGTGTTTATGAATTCCAGAAAAAGTACAAGTTACATTTGATGAAGcagtttcagtgtttgaatggAGTGATAAACCTGGGAACCCAAACActcctgaatgagatctacacagagctctacatcacagagggagacagtaAAGatgtcaataatgaacatgaggtgagacagattgaagcagcatccaggagaagaacaacagaggaaacgccaatcaaatgcaatgacatctttaagcctttatctgaacaagatgaacccatcagaactgtgctgacaaaaGGGGTTGCTGGCAtcggaaaaacagtctctgtgcagaagttcattctggactgggctgaagggaaagtaaatcaggacgtccacctcatatttccacttcctttcagagagctgaacttgatgaaggaccagaaactgagtctgatggagctccttcatgtcttttttaaggaaacaaaagaaacagaaatgtccagtttggaaaaggttctgttcatttttgacgGATTGGACGAGTGTCGTTTTCCTCTAGATttccagaacacagtgagagtgtgtgatgtaactgaatcagcaGCAGTGCCTGTGTTGCTGATAAACCTGATCaaagggaatctgcttccctctgctctcatctggatcacctccagacctgcagcagctgatcaaatcccctctgagtgtgtggatcgagtcacagaggtacgagggttcaatgacccacagaaggaggagtacttcaggaagaggatcagtgatcagagcctggccaataaaataatcacacacctgaagtcattaagaagcctctacatcatgtgtcacatcccagtcttctgctggatttcagtcactgttctagagagaatgttgtgtgaagcagagagtgaagagatccccaagactctgactcaaatgtacacacacttcctcatcattcagacaaacatcatAGGAAAAAAATACTCACAGAAGCAGGAGCGTGATGAAGAAGTGCTTCTGAAACTGGGACAACTGGCTTTTCAGCAGCTGATGAAAGgcaacctgatcttctatgatgaagacctgagagagtgtggtatTGATGTGAGCGAAGCAGCAgtgtactcaggtgtgtgtactcagatcttcagagaggagtttgggcttcagcAGAGTAAAGTGTTCTGCTTTGTTCATCTGACCATTCAGGAGCATCTCGCAGCTCTGTATGTGTACCTGACCTTCATGAAGAAAAAGATTAATGTTCTTAAACACAGTCAGGTCGTTAACACAATCTCAGATGTCCACAACTGGGCTGTAGATCAGGCCTTGGAAACTAAGACTGGACGTCTGGACCTTTTCCTCCGCTTTCTTCTGGGTCTTTCACTGGAGACCAATCAGAAACTCTTACACACCTTtataacacagacaggaagtagcCCCCAGAGCAAAGAAGAAACAGTTCAGTACATTAAGATGAAGATCAGAAGAAATCCTCCTGAAGataaatccatcaatctgttccactgtctgaatgaactgggtGATAATTCACTAGTGGAGGAAATCCAAAACTACCTAAAATctggaaaacaaagaaaactctcttcctcacagtggtctgctctggtgtttgtgttactgacctcagcACAGGAACTGGAGGAATTTGACCTGAGTAAATATAGTACAGAGAAGATAACAGATCTGGTTCTTTTGAAGGTGATGCCTGTGACTGCAGCATCAAGAAAAGCAGT TATTCGGCATGTAACATTTAAAGAGAAAAGCTCAGCAGCTTTGGCCTCAGTGCTCAGCTCTGAATACACcagactgagagaactggatctgtctgagagtaaactaggagactcaggagtgaaaaGTCTTTCTGCTGGACTgaagaatcctcactgtaaactggagacaatGAG gttgtgtgtttgtggtgtctcagatgaaggctgtgctgctctgacttcagctctgagatcaaacccctcacacctgagacacctggatctgtctgagaataaacttggagactcaggagtgaagagtctctctgctctattggagaatcctcactgtaacctggagacactgag gatgtgtgtttgtggtgtctcagatgaaggctgtgctgctctgacttcagctctgagatcaaacccctcacacctgagagaccTGGATCTGTCTGAGAATAAACTTGGAGACCCAGGAatgaagagtctctctgctcTATTGGAGAATCCTCTCTGTAacctggagacactgag gttgtgtgtttgtggtgtcacagatgaaggctgtgctgctctgacttcagctctgagatcaaacccctcacacctgagacacctggatctgtctgagaataaacttggagactcaggagtgaagagtctctctgctcTATTGGAGAATCCTCTCTGTAacctggagacactgag gctgtgtgattgtggtgtcacagatgaaggctgtgctgcactgacttcagctctgagatcaaacccctcacacctgagacacctggatctgtctgagaataaacttggagactcaggagtgaagagtctctctgctcTATTGGAGAAACCTCTCTGTAacctggagacactgag GTCATTCAGTTCTACTATGACTGTCAACCAGAACTTGACTTCTACCATTTTGCTTAGCCTGTCTGGaaaatcatccatccatccatctatccatcagtccagtccgtccgtccatccatccatccatccaatatTTGTGACTGAAAAATATCTGATTAGTGGATGA